A single genomic interval of Musa acuminata AAA Group cultivar baxijiao chromosome BXJ3-4, Cavendish_Baxijiao_AAA, whole genome shotgun sequence harbors:
- the LOC135635304 gene encoding 36.4 kDa proline-rich protein-like: MHVSQCHPSGSLCSNATGLFPGTRQRILESSFTRLVSAHYKSTSRPSAPFTVPMATKALIPFLFVAAVLGSTASACGTCTHPTFPRPPSSKRPPKHLPPYTNPPVVGPPAEGGGAPPGTSPPATCSLDILKLGLCLDVLGGLVHVGLGKPAENVCCPVLQGLLELEAATCLCTAIKLRLLDLDIYIPLALQVLITCGKDPAPGYLCPLS, encoded by the coding sequence ATGCACGTCTCCCAATGCCATCCATCGGGTTCGCTTTGCAGCAATGCAACAGGTTTATTTCCGGGAACTCGCCAAAGAATACTCGAAAGCTCCTTCACGAGACTGGTCTCAGCTCACTACAAATCCACCAGTCGTCCTTCGGCTCCATTCACAGTTCCAATGGCCACCAAAGCTCTGATACCATTCCTCTTCGTCGCCGCCGTCCTCGGTTCGACCGCATCGGCCTGCGGCACCTGTACTCACCCGACGTTCCCTCGCCCACCCTCCTCCAAGAGACCACCGAAGCACCTGCCACCCTACACCAACCCTCCCGTGGTCGGGCCGCCAGCCGAAGGCGGCGGTGCTCCTCCGGGAACCTCGCCGCCGGCCACGTGCTCGCTGGATATTCTGAAGCTGGGCCTGTGTCTCGACGTGCTGGGGGGGCTGGTGCACGTCGGCCTCGGCAAGCCGGCGGAGAACGTGTGCTGCCCTGTGTTGCAGGGCCTGCTGGAGCTGGAGGCGGCGACGTGTCTTTGCACCGCCATCAAACTGAGGCTGCTCGACCTCGATATCTACATCCCCTTGGCGCTGCAGGTGCTCATCACCTGTGGCAAGGATCCAGCTCCCGGGTACCTCTGCCCTCTTAGCTAG
- the LOC135635500 gene encoding glucose and ribitol dehydrogenase-like, which translates to MASGGQHFPPQTQERQPGKEHIMEPTPQPISDEYKPANKLQGKVALVTGGDSGIGRAVCYCFAQEGATVAFTYVKSQEFKDANDTLQMLRQIKKHDAKDPIAIPADLGYEENCRKVVEEVVNAYGRIDILVNNAAEQYERSCITDITEEQLERVFRTNIFSYMHVSKFVVKQMKAGGCIINTTSVNAYKGHKTLLDYTSTKGAIVAFTRALALQLADKGIRVNGVAPGPVWTPLIPASFPEEAVANFGKEVPMGRAGQPYEIAPTYVFLASTPDSSYITGQVIHPNGGTIVNG; encoded by the exons ATGGCCTCAGGAGGTCAGCACTTCCCTCCTCAGACCCAAGAGCGCCAACCCGGCAAGGAGCATATCATGGAACCCACGCCTCAGCCCATCAGTGACGAATATAAGCCCGCAAACAAGCTtcag GGGAAGGTAGCGCTTGTCACCGGAGGAGACTCTGGCATCGGGCGGGCGGTGTGCTACTGCTTCGCACAGGAGGGCGCGACCGTGGCGTTCACATATGTCAAGTCTCAGGAATTCAAAGATGCAAATGACACCCTCCAGATGCTGAGGCAGATCAAGAAGCACGACGCCAAGGATCCCATTGCGATCCCAGCCGACCTCGGGTACGAGGAGAACTGCAGGAAGGTCGTCGAGGAAGTGGTCAACGCGTATGGGCGTATCGACATCTTGGTCAACAATGCGGCCGAGCAGTACGAGCGGTCCTGCATCACTGACATCACCGAGGAGCAGCTCGAGAGGGTCTTCAGGACGAACATCTTCTCTTATATGCACGTTTCCAA GTTTGTGGTGAAGCAAATGAAGGCAGGTGGCTGCATCATCAACACGACGTCCGTCAACGCCTACAAGGGCCATAAAACGCTGCTGGACTACACGTCGACGAAGGGGGCGATCGTCGCCTTCACCAGGGCGCTGGCGCTGCAACTGGCGGACAAGGGGATTCGTGTGAACGGAGTGGCACCGGGGCCGGTGTGGACGCCGCTGATACCGGCTTCCTTCCCGGAGGAGGCGGTGGCCAACTTTGGGAAGGAGGTGCCGATGGGCAGAGCCGGGCAACCCTACGAGATTGCGCCGACCTACGTCTTCCTTGCATCGACGCCAGACTCATCTTACATTACTGGGCAAGTCATCCATCCTAACG GCGGCACTATAGTGAATGGCTGA
- the LOC103982444 gene encoding uncharacterized protein LOC103982444, giving the protein MMASLSWSPLCVKRKAILDIQACNWRLPKLSRQLQSPIFHRKGLKNLSLCRSNLFPWEAETPPYATTDDGDAIIKGSNIVEAIDAEDKSGIPIFQGEEDVIDMKNQPPLLHQPLKWPMWLLGPSVLLVTGMVPTLWLPLSSVFLGPNIAGLLSLVGLDCLFNMGATLFLLMADSCGRPPRSSIQQKSQVPLGYRLWNLGASVLGFLVPLVLLFASQRGSLEPHLPFISFAVVLGPYLLLLSIQMLTEMLTWHWRSPVWLVTPVVYEAYRVLQLMRGLKLAGEIGAPAWMMESVRGLVSWWVLILGIQLMRVAWFAGFASQNHQ; this is encoded by the coding sequence ATGATGGCCTCTTTATCATGGTCTCCACTATGTGTGAAGAGGAAGGCAATTCTTGATATCCAAGCTTGTAATTGGAGACTACCCAAGTTGTCAAGGCAACTGCAGAGTCCAATCTTCCACAGAAAAGGGCTAAAAAATCTGTCCTTGTGTCGGAGCAACCTCTTTCCCTGGGAAGCTGAGACTCCTCCATATGCTACTACCGATGATGGTGATGCTATCATCAAAGGAAGCAATATTGTCGAAGCCATTGATGCAGAAGATAAATCAGGTATTCCTATTTTTCAGGGTGAAGAAGATGTTATTGATATGAAGAATCAGCCACCTTTGCTGCACCAGCCTCTCAAGTGGCCAATGTGGCTTTTGGGGCCTTCGGTTCTTCTAGTTACAGGCATGGTGCCCACGCTATGGTTGCCTCTGTCCTCTGTATTCCTCGGTCCCAATATTGCCGGTCTTCTTTCTTTAGTCGGACTCGACTGTCTCTTTAACATGGGTGCAACCTTATTTCTTCTAATGGCTGATTCCTGCGGACGACCGCCAAGAAGCTCCATCCAACAGAAGAGTCAAGTGCCACTTGGCTACAGACTCTGGAACCTGGGAGCGAGTGTGTTGGGATTTCTTGTTCCTTTGGTGCTACTCTTTGCGTCTCAGAGAGGATCGCTTGAGCCACATCTTCCATTCATCTCATTTGCTGTAGTGCTCGGCCCCTACCTTCTGCTGCTCTCCATACAGATGTTGACAGAGATGCTGACATGGCATTGGAGGTCGCCAGTGTGGCTGGTGACACCCGTGGTGTACGAAGCTTATAGGGTGCTGCAGCTGATGAGGGGGCTCAAGCTGGCTGGTGAGATCGGTGCACCTGCATGGATGATGGAAAGTGTTCGGGGGTTGGTTTCATGGTGGGTGCTGATACTTGGGATTCAGCTGATGAGGGTTGCTTGGTTTGCAGGATTTGCCTCTCAGAATCATCAGTAA
- the LOC103982441 gene encoding probable methyltransferase PMT17, with translation MAKDNVGSPKIHQLDLKRWRLTHLLAVIGLCVLFYILGAWQNKTTPSLTADSGLTTNVGCESVLPKSNASASLPSDATLDFDAHHQQSVDERSMVIEKFPPCDLNFSEYTPCQDRARGRRFARAMLVYRERHCPEKDDSIRCLIPAPPKYKTPFKWPQSRDYAWFDNIPHRELSIEKAVQNWIQVEGNRFRFPGGGTMFPRGADAYIDDINDLISLTDGNIRTAIDTGCGVASWGAYLLKRDIVTMSFAPRDTHEAQVQFALERGVPAMIGVMATQRLPYPARAFDMAHCSRCLIPWQAYDGLYLIEVDRVLRPGGYWILSGPPIHWKKHYRGWERTQEDLKKEQDSIEEVAKRLCWKKLIEKDDLAIWQKPINHVECIESRRIYKTPHICKNDNADAAWYKKMKTCITPLPEVSSQDEVAGGELKKWPERAFAVPPRISSGSVPGLTTKTYKDDNTMWKERIANYKRIIPPLSQGRYRNVMDMNAYLGGFAAAMMKYPVWVMNVVPANSDQDTLGVIHERGFIGAYQDWCEAFSTYPRTYDLIHASGLFSIYQDRCDITYILLEMDRILRPEGTVIIRDVVDVLTKVKALTDGLRWKSQIMDHESGPFNPEKILVAVKTYWTAEPSKKQ, from the exons ATGGCCAAAGACAATGTTGGATCTCCCAAGATCCATCAGTTAGATTTGAAGAGATGGCGGTTAACGCATCTCTTAGCTGTAATTGGCCTCTGCGTTCTGTTTTACATCCTCGGGGCTTGGCAGAACAAGACTACCCCATCACTCACTGCCGACTCCGGTCTCACCACTAATGTTGGATGTGAATCTGTTCTCCCGAAATCCAATGCCTCAGCATCCTTGCCATCAGATGCAACTCTCGATTTCGATGCTCACCACCAGCAGAGCGTGGATGAAAGGTCCATGGTGATCGAGAAATTCCCACCTTGTGATCTTAATTTTAGCGAGTACACACCTTGCCAAGATCGCGCCAGGGGGAGGAGGTTCGCGAGAGCAATGCTGGTGTACCGAGAGCGACACTGTCCCGAAAAAGATGACTCCATACGGTGCCTAATTCCCGCCCCACCGAAGTATAAAACACCTTTTAAGTGGCCTCAAAGCAGGGACTATGCTTGGTTCGATAACATTCCTCATAGGGAACTCAGCATTGAGAAGGCTGTCCAGAACTGGATCCAGGTAGAAGGCAACCGGTTCAGATTCCCTGGCGGTGGGACGATGTTCCCACGAGGTGCTGATgcttatattgatgatataaatGATCTGATTTCATTAACCGATGGTAACATCAGGACTGCGATCGACACAGGCTGTGGA GTTGCCAGTTGGGGTGCTTATCTGCTGAAGAGGGATATTGTAACTATGTCGTTCGCACCGAGAGACACACACGAGGCTCAGGTGCAGTTTGCTTTGGAGCGAGGAGTTCCAGCCATGATTGGAGTGATGGCAACACAGCGGTTGCCATATCCAGCTAGAGCTTTTGACATGGCTCATTGTTCTCGTTGTCTGATTCCTTGGCAAGCTTATG ATGGGTTGTATCTAATTGAAGTTGATCGAGTTCTAAGACCAGGAGGTTATTGGATTCTGTCTGGTCCTCCAATTCACTGGAAGAAGCACTATCGAGGTTGGGAAAGAACTCAGGAAGATCTGAAAAAAGAGCAAGATTCAATAGAGGAAGTTGCTAAGCGTCTATGTTGGAAGAAATTAATCGAGAAGGACGATCTAGCAATTTGGCAGAAGCCCATCAACCATGTAGAATGCATTGAAAGTCGAAGGATCTACAAGACACCTCACATTTGCAAGAATGACAATGCTGATGCTGCCTG GTACAAAAAAATGAAGACCTGTATAACCCCATTACCAGAAGTGAGCAGTCAGGATGAAGTTGCAGGTGGTGAACTCAAGAAATGGCCTGAGAGGGCATTTGCTGTTCCACCAAGAATAAGCAGCGGATCGGTACCTGGGTTGACTACTAAGACATACAAAGATGACAATACAATGTGGAAGGAACGGATAGCAAACTACAAGAGAATTATTCCACCTTTGTCTCAAGGACGATACCGAAATGTGATGGACATGAATGCATACTTGGGTGGATTTGCAGCAGCTATGATGAAGTATCCTGTGTGGGTGATGAATGTTGTCCCTGCAAATTCAGACCAAGACACCCTTGGTGTGATCCATGAGAGAGGATTTATTGGAGCGTATCAGGACTGGTGTGAAGCTTTCTCAACTTATCCTAGAACTTATGATCTCATCCATGCTAGTGGCCTTTTCAGCATTTATCAGGACAG GTGTGACATAACATACATCCTCTTGGAGATGGATCGGATACTGAGACCAGAAGGAACGGTGATAATACGCGATGTCGTCGATGTCCTTACTAAAGTTAAGGCGCTAACAGATGGACTGAGATGGAAGAGTCAGATCATGGATCATGAAAGTGGACCTTTCAACCCTGAGAAGATCCTTGTAGCTGTCAAGACTTACTGGACTGCTGAGCCCTCCAAGAAGCAataa